A portion of the Bombus terrestris chromosome 3, iyBomTerr1.2, whole genome shotgun sequence genome contains these proteins:
- the LOC100647331 gene encoding nuclear pore complex protein Nup54 isoform X2 translates to MSFGTGFGGTTSTPAPAFSFGATASTTATPVKPGFGTPSFGFSTPATSAPSLFGSSTTPATGGFGSGTTFGTPAATGFGNTATGGFASAPTFAASATSFGTTPVFGTPASSGTAFGTTSTFGSTPASTTGFGTFGTTTTSSLGFGGFSGFGTTTTTSAPSLFGGFGTTSTAPTFGTSTGFGAFGTKPTATTTTTGFGGFGTGTGFTGFGSGLAQTQQQFQQQQQQQQPVNTISEALYNAVFNCQLYNDERDNIIARWNLIQALWGTGKAYYYMNAPPIELNQENPLCRFKAIGYSRMPDADNNDGLVVLCFNKKKKDVKEGEAQLIGFMNNILGNKPNLSLTIDNIKETGEDKSQVTIFITEKGITGAPRKIPASELVAYLSQPMQKQQLVQNGVEDMLPLVKLDPAQLKEYLDNPPCSIDPRLWKQAQLDNPNPELYIPVPMIGFQQVKHRLKCQEEETTRHRNFLDMAADEIQRLQRQHTAIQARLKEHRRTLLELQHRVLQVLVRQEITRKVGLSLQPEEEVLTRRFESMHSQVSAPTQFKGRISEMLSQLRMRNHIDTQNQERYAMDPIAQDDIKAYLTMEQQGMAQLIATINSDLESLKIIKDGMSELLMSHNIS, encoded by the exons ATGTCATTTGGTACGGGATTCGGAGGAACAACTTCGACACCCGCTCCTGCGTTTAGCTTTGGTGCAACGGCTTCCACTACGGCGACACCAGTAAAACCGG GGTTTGGAACGCCATCCTTTGGATTTAGTACGCCAGCTACCTCAGCACCAAGTCTCTTCGGTTCCTCTACAACTCCAGCAACGGGAGGATTTGGAAGTGGTACCACTTTTGGTACACCAGCTGCAACTGGTTTTGGCAACACAGCAACAGGTGGTTTTGCCTCGGCACCTACTTTTGCTGCTTCTGCTACTAGTTTTGGAACTACTCCGGTATTTGGTACGCCTGCTTCATCGGGCACTGCATTCGGCACCACTTCTACTTTTGGTAGCACACCAGCCTCTACCACTGGATTCGGTACATTTGGAACCACTACAACATCCTCTTTAGGCTTTGGTGGTTTCAGTGGATTTGGAACTACAACAACCACCTCTGCGCCTTCCCTTTTTGGGGGATTTGGTACTACAAGCACAGCCCCCACTTTTGGTACATCTACAGGTTTTGGTGCTTTCGGCACAAAACCAACGGCAACAACTACAACCACTGGCTTTGGTGGTTTTGGTACAG GTACAGGATTTACGGGGTTTGGATCTGGATTAGCACAGACTCAACAACAGTttcagcaacaacaacagcagcaacagcctGTTAATACCATATCCGAAGCGTTATACAATGCCGTATTTAATTGCCAGTTATATAACGATGAACGTGACAATATTATTGCGAGATGGAACCTCATACAAGCTTTATGGGGAACTGGAAAAgcttattattatatgaatGCTCCACCTATAGAGCTTAATCAAGAAAATCCACTATGTAGATTCAAAGCTATCGGGTACAGTCGGATGCCCGATGCTGATAATAACGACGGTCTGGTCGTACTTTgtttcaataaaaagaaaaaggatgTTAAAGAGGGCGAAGCACAATTGATCGgttttatgaataatattttgggAAATAAACCTAATTTATCGCTTACAATAGACAATATTAAAGAAACTGGAGAAGACAAAAGTCAGGTGACCATTTTTATCACTGAGAAAGGAATTACTGGAGCTCCAAGAAAAATTCCTGCCAGCGAGTTAGTTGCGTATTTATCGCAACCAATGCAGAAACAACAATTAGTGCAAAATGGTGTAGAAGATATGTTACCTTTAGTAAAATTAGATCCTGCGCAGCTTAAGGAATACTTAGACAATCCGCCTTGTTCAATCGATCCACGATTATGGAAACAGGCTCAATTGGACAATCCCAATCCAGAACTTTATATACCTGTGCCGATGATCGGCTTCCAACAAGTTAAACACAGGTTAAAGTgtcaagaagaagaaacaacaAGGCACAGAAATTTCCTAGACATGGCGGCTGATGAAATACAAAGATTACAGAGACAACATACGGCGATACAAGCTAGATTAAAGGAACATCGGAGGACTCTGTTAGAACTACAACATAGGGTGTTGCAG gTACTGGTACGTCAAGAAATTACACGTAAAGTTGGGTTGTCTCTGCAACCGGAGGAAGAAGTTCTAACACGTAGGTTCGAATCTATGCATTCCCAAGTTAGCGCCCCAACTCAGTTCAAAGGTAGAATTAGTGAAATGCTTTCCCAATTGAGAATGAGAAATCATATAGACACACAAAATCAGGAAAGGTATGCGATGGACCCTATAGCACAGGATGACATAAAAGCG tacCTAACAATGGAGCAACAGGGCATGGCACAACTTATAGCAACGATAAACTCCGATCTAGAGAGTTTGAAAATCATTAAGGACGGCATGTCTGAACTCTTAATGAGTCATAATATATCGTGA
- the LOC100647331 gene encoding nuclear pore complex protein Nup54 isoform X1 has product MSFGTGFGGTTSTPAPAFSFGATASTTATPVKPAGFGTPSFGFSTPATSAPSLFGSSTTPATGGFGSGTTFGTPAATGFGNTATGGFASAPTFAASATSFGTTPVFGTPASSGTAFGTTSTFGSTPASTTGFGTFGTTTTSSLGFGGFSGFGTTTTTSAPSLFGGFGTTSTAPTFGTSTGFGAFGTKPTATTTTTGFGGFGTGTGFTGFGSGLAQTQQQFQQQQQQQQPVNTISEALYNAVFNCQLYNDERDNIIARWNLIQALWGTGKAYYYMNAPPIELNQENPLCRFKAIGYSRMPDADNNDGLVVLCFNKKKKDVKEGEAQLIGFMNNILGNKPNLSLTIDNIKETGEDKSQVTIFITEKGITGAPRKIPASELVAYLSQPMQKQQLVQNGVEDMLPLVKLDPAQLKEYLDNPPCSIDPRLWKQAQLDNPNPELYIPVPMIGFQQVKHRLKCQEEETTRHRNFLDMAADEIQRLQRQHTAIQARLKEHRRTLLELQHRVLQVLVRQEITRKVGLSLQPEEEVLTRRFESMHSQVSAPTQFKGRISEMLSQLRMRNHIDTQNQERYAMDPIAQDDIKAYLTMEQQGMAQLIATINSDLESLKIIKDGMSELLMSHNIS; this is encoded by the exons ATGTCATTTGGTACGGGATTCGGAGGAACAACTTCGACACCCGCTCCTGCGTTTAGCTTTGGTGCAACGGCTTCCACTACGGCGACACCAGTAAAACCGG CAGGGTTTGGAACGCCATCCTTTGGATTTAGTACGCCAGCTACCTCAGCACCAAGTCTCTTCGGTTCCTCTACAACTCCAGCAACGGGAGGATTTGGAAGTGGTACCACTTTTGGTACACCAGCTGCAACTGGTTTTGGCAACACAGCAACAGGTGGTTTTGCCTCGGCACCTACTTTTGCTGCTTCTGCTACTAGTTTTGGAACTACTCCGGTATTTGGTACGCCTGCTTCATCGGGCACTGCATTCGGCACCACTTCTACTTTTGGTAGCACACCAGCCTCTACCACTGGATTCGGTACATTTGGAACCACTACAACATCCTCTTTAGGCTTTGGTGGTTTCAGTGGATTTGGAACTACAACAACCACCTCTGCGCCTTCCCTTTTTGGGGGATTTGGTACTACAAGCACAGCCCCCACTTTTGGTACATCTACAGGTTTTGGTGCTTTCGGCACAAAACCAACGGCAACAACTACAACCACTGGCTTTGGTGGTTTTGGTACAG GTACAGGATTTACGGGGTTTGGATCTGGATTAGCACAGACTCAACAACAGTttcagcaacaacaacagcagcaacagcctGTTAATACCATATCCGAAGCGTTATACAATGCCGTATTTAATTGCCAGTTATATAACGATGAACGTGACAATATTATTGCGAGATGGAACCTCATACAAGCTTTATGGGGAACTGGAAAAgcttattattatatgaatGCTCCACCTATAGAGCTTAATCAAGAAAATCCACTATGTAGATTCAAAGCTATCGGGTACAGTCGGATGCCCGATGCTGATAATAACGACGGTCTGGTCGTACTTTgtttcaataaaaagaaaaaggatgTTAAAGAGGGCGAAGCACAATTGATCGgttttatgaataatattttgggAAATAAACCTAATTTATCGCTTACAATAGACAATATTAAAGAAACTGGAGAAGACAAAAGTCAGGTGACCATTTTTATCACTGAGAAAGGAATTACTGGAGCTCCAAGAAAAATTCCTGCCAGCGAGTTAGTTGCGTATTTATCGCAACCAATGCAGAAACAACAATTAGTGCAAAATGGTGTAGAAGATATGTTACCTTTAGTAAAATTAGATCCTGCGCAGCTTAAGGAATACTTAGACAATCCGCCTTGTTCAATCGATCCACGATTATGGAAACAGGCTCAATTGGACAATCCCAATCCAGAACTTTATATACCTGTGCCGATGATCGGCTTCCAACAAGTTAAACACAGGTTAAAGTgtcaagaagaagaaacaacaAGGCACAGAAATTTCCTAGACATGGCGGCTGATGAAATACAAAGATTACAGAGACAACATACGGCGATACAAGCTAGATTAAAGGAACATCGGAGGACTCTGTTAGAACTACAACATAGGGTGTTGCAG gTACTGGTACGTCAAGAAATTACACGTAAAGTTGGGTTGTCTCTGCAACCGGAGGAAGAAGTTCTAACACGTAGGTTCGAATCTATGCATTCCCAAGTTAGCGCCCCAACTCAGTTCAAAGGTAGAATTAGTGAAATGCTTTCCCAATTGAGAATGAGAAATCATATAGACACACAAAATCAGGAAAGGTATGCGATGGACCCTATAGCACAGGATGACATAAAAGCG tacCTAACAATGGAGCAACAGGGCATGGCACAACTTATAGCAACGATAAACTCCGATCTAGAGAGTTTGAAAATCATTAAGGACGGCATGTCTGAACTCTTAATGAGTCATAATATATCGTGA
- the LOC100647453 gene encoding zinc finger protein ZIC 1, which yields MIVYVPGRMPSHVGPYGSVRYPGTLLGVVPGFYSPISGYSTSPNPSYYESLSLQQQAPLDLPVWPRSMPIEEELATSPSAVIPGLGVSPDGLANGGPPSPAHSDSDASNSSLELGSIRRGENAQLKCRWQNCGRWFTSLEQLAGHVARLHAAPGPRGLFYCGWEGCARGERGFNARYKMLVHVRTHTNEKPHHCFQCDKSFSRAENLKIHARSHTGERPYVCPVEGCNKAYSNSSDRFKHTRTHAVDKPYCCKVPGCPKRYTDPSSLRKHVKTYRHYVNNNDKVQEKSFEENNSQEKARFDTVTPEKQSSSTHSESSDKKDSSIESSISGSSPKASNSFEEQRNFVEWNNMYNLQDQRKEQEHITPRKAYEQEVKIYPRIYDESYIIPDRIQVNPMYVSNNPIIKESPPQSVQSVSPQTSPHHVPDTLPHIGMQSTPIKIEESIECPNKVSTVDYRNIESIINSTPCKKENVVICDPVRHSVIKRAEDLKMEVEQIPTKEDMCKDTTDCCCRHKCCVHSNDNILEKTKILSDLILKTQNPLFRHLLGTVDLQYGLQNMWGNIVDTNNTCGQDLRVKNENVVEMEQDLPLDLTINK from the exons ATGATCGTTTACGTTCCGGGTAGAATGCCAAGCCACGTTGGTCCGTACGGCTCTGTTCGCTATCCGGGCACGCTGCTAGGAGTGGTGCCGGGTTTTTACAGCCCGATTTCCGGTTACTCGACCAGCCCAAACCCCAGCTACTACGAGAGCCTCAGCCTGCAACAACAAGCACCGCTGGACCTTCCGGTTTGGCCACGAAGCATGCCGATCGAGGAAGAACTCGCAACTTCCCCGTCGGCTGTGATACCGGGTTTGGGAGTCTCGCCGGATGGGTTGGCAAACGGTGGACCACCTAGTCCAGCTCACAGCGACTCGGACGCCTCCAACTCCAGCTTGGAACTTGGCTCCATTCGACGTGGCGAAAATGCTCAACTAAAATGCAG ATGGCAAAATTGTGGTCGTTGGTTCACATCCTTGGAACAGCTGGCAGGACACGTTGCGCGACTTCATGCTGCGCCGGGACCACGTGGTCTTTTTTACTGTGGCTGGGAAGGGTGTGCCAGAGGTGAACGTGGATTTAACGCCAG GTACAAGATGCTGGTGCACGTTCGAACGCACACGAACGAGAAACCGCATCACTGTTTCCAATGCGACAAAAGCTTCAGCAGAGCGGAAAACCTGAAGATTCACGCTCGTTCTCATACCGGTGAACGCCCTTACGTCTGCCCCGTCGAAGGCTGCAACAAAGCTTACTCCAACTCCTCGGACAGGTTCAAGCACACCAGAACTCACGCCGTGGACAAGCCTTACTGCTGCAAGGTACCTGGCTGTCCCAAGAGGTACACCGATCCTTCCTCCCTGCGTAAACACGTGAAAACCTACAGACATTACGTGAATAATAACGACAAGGTGCAAGAGAAGAGTTTCGAGGAAAACAATTCACAGGAGAAGGCGAGATTCGATACCGTAACGCCGGAGAAGCAGAGCAGCAGTACCCATTCCGAGTCGTCCGACAAGAAAGACAGCAGCATCGAGAGCAGCATATCAGGGTCTAGTCCAAAGGCCAGCAATAGCTTCGAGGAGCAAAGGAATTTCGTCGAGTGGAATAACATGTACAATCTGCAAGATCAGCGCAAGGAACAGGAGCACATCACGCCGAGGAAGGCCTACGAACAAGAAGTGAAGATCTATCCGAGAATTTATGACGAGAGTTACATAATACCGGACAGAATTCAGGTGAATCCCATGTACGTATCCAACAACCCGATCATCAAGGAGAGCCCACCTCAATCGGTTCAGTCGGTCTCGCCTCAGACCAGTCCACACCATGTCCCCGACACGTTGCCTCATATCGGAATGCAGTCGACGCCCATCAAAATCGAGGAATCCATCGAATGCCCCAATAAGGTCAGCACGGTCGATTACAGGAACATCGAGTCGATTATCAACAGCACGCCCTGCAAAAAGGAGAACGTCGTTATTTGCGATCCAGTGAGACATTCTGTGATAAAACGAGCGGAAGACCTGAAAATGGAGGTCGAGCAAATACCGACCAAGGAGGATATGTGCAAAGACACCACCGATTGCTGTTGTCGTCACAAATGTTGCGTGCACAGTAACGACAATATCTTGGAGAAAACGAAGATCCTGTCGGATTTAATCCTCAAGACGCAGAATCCTCTGTTCAGACACCTGTTGGGCACGGTGGATCTGCAATACGGATTACAGAATATGTGGGGCAACATCGTGGACACGAACAATACCTGCGGACAAGACCTTCGAGTTAAGAACGAGAATGTGGTAGAGATGGAGCAGGATCTTCCATTGGATTTGACAATCAATAAATAA
- the LOC110120356 gene encoding uncharacterized protein LOC110120356: protein MSYINEQNQGSKYGQLAKKLLKIASISGRKVALRHVGEPIDYSTELLHEFGTTDITIGDVTADVMITTMGKIPNEMFYLEDTVATVVPQRIQETSTFAKAVMATQEYYRPTESSSHSPVLIALLTALFIILLLCCITACIVTKSKRRNNFFGKGNMECEPGCTGLNQPLLGKLSTTTNKTSISSLRN from the exons ATGTCGTATATAAATGAGCAAAATCAG ggAAGCAAATATGGACAACTtgctaaaaaattattaaagataGCTTCAATATCTGGTAGGAAGGTTGCACTTCGTCATGTTGGTGAACCTATTGATTATTCTACTGAACTGTTGCACGAATTTGGTACTACAGATATAACAATTGGA GATGTTACAGCAGATGTTATGATAACAACAATGGGTAAAATTCCaaatgaaatgttttatttagaGGATACAGTTGCTACCGTAGTTCCACAAAGAATACAGGAAACATCTACATTTGCAAAAGCTGTTATGGCAACGCAAGAATATTATCGACCAACAGAGTCCTCCAGCCATTCGCCAGTTTTAATTGCTTTACTAACCGctctttttataatattgttattatGCTGTATTACAGCATGCATCGTAACTAAGTCGAAGagaagaaataatttctttggGAAGGGAAACATGGAATGCGAACCAGGATGTACAGGACTGAATCAGCCTCTGCTAGGAAAACTTTCAACCACTACAAATAAAACCAGCATTAGCTCTTTGAGAAATTAA